One Mycobacterium marseillense DNA window includes the following coding sequences:
- a CDS encoding potassium channel family protein produces MRIGIAGAGAVGRSVAHELLEAGHRILLIERNVDHYVPHTVPEAEWLLADACELASLQESGLQLCDVVIAATGDDKVNLAAALLAKAEFGVARVVARVNDLRNEWLFSEAWGIDVAVSTPRAMVAGVEGAIDVGHLVQLMGLARGQVSLSKLTLPVDNPLVGRRICDLPLPENSALITVLRGGDVILPQPDDVLEAGDEMLFVAGSAAENQVRALIVHGAPERAAHWREIPAGPVRNLPA; encoded by the coding sequence GTGCGCATCGGGATCGCCGGCGCGGGCGCGGTCGGTCGCTCGGTCGCACACGAACTACTCGAGGCCGGTCACCGGATCTTGTTGATCGAGCGCAACGTCGACCACTACGTGCCGCACACCGTGCCCGAGGCGGAGTGGTTACTCGCCGACGCGTGCGAGCTGGCGTCGCTCCAGGAGTCCGGGCTGCAGCTGTGCGATGTCGTCATCGCGGCAACCGGCGACGACAAGGTGAACCTCGCGGCGGCGTTGCTGGCCAAGGCCGAGTTCGGGGTGGCCAGAGTCGTGGCGCGCGTCAACGACTTGAGAAACGAGTGGCTGTTCAGCGAGGCATGGGGCATCGACGTGGCGGTCTCCACGCCTCGCGCCATGGTGGCCGGGGTGGAGGGGGCCATCGACGTCGGCCACCTCGTGCAGCTGATGGGTCTCGCGCGCGGTCAGGTCAGTCTGTCGAAACTGACACTGCCGGTGGACAACCCGCTTGTCGGACGCCGGATTTGTGACCTGCCGCTGCCGGAGAACTCCGCGCTGATCACCGTGCTGCGCGGCGGGGACGTCATCTTGCCGCAGCCCGACGACGTGCTCGAGGCCGGCGACGAAATGTTGTTCGTCGCAGGCAGTGCCGCCGAGAATCAGGTCCGCGCCCTGATCGTCCACGGAGCCCCGGAGCGGGCGGCGCACTGGCGGGAAATACCGGCTGGCCCAGTGAGAAACTTGCCGGCTTAG
- a CDS encoding DUF3556 domain-containing protein: MGFLKPELPQLDMAEWNKGSRSDKIRPMAKHWAEVGFGTPLALHLFYVVKILLYILGAWLFASATRGLGGFTQVASWWSEPIVFEKVVLYTMLFEVLGLGCGFGPLNNRFFPPMGSVLYWMRFGTIRLPPWPDRVPLTKGTKRKPIDVALYALFLLVTLAALFADGTGPIPELGTTIGLLPVWKVVLILLLLAVLGLRDKVIFLAARGEVYATMAVTFLFAAPDMIVGSKVVFLVIWMGAATSKLNKHFPFVISTMMSNNPLVRPRALKRRFFEKFPDDLRPGWLSRWLAHFSTAIEMLVPLPLFFCHGGWPVTVAAVVMVCFHLGILVSIPMGVPLEWNVFMIFGVLSLFVAHTHIGLADLQHPVVVAILFVVIAGIVLLGNMFPRKISFLPGMRYYAGNWDTTLWCIKPSANEKIGRGIVAIASMPQAQLERFYGSPEAAQIPLYMGYAFRGFNTHGRALFTLAHRAMAGQNEDDYVLTDGERICSTAIGWNFGDGHMHNEQLITALQERCHFEPGEVRVVLLDAQPIHKQTQAYRLVDAATGEFECGIVRVADMVTRQPWADDVPVEVVSG; this comes from the coding sequence ATGGGATTTCTGAAGCCCGAGCTACCGCAGCTCGACATGGCCGAATGGAACAAGGGCAGCCGCAGCGACAAGATCCGCCCCATGGCCAAGCACTGGGCCGAGGTCGGTTTCGGCACGCCGCTCGCACTGCACCTGTTCTATGTCGTCAAAATCCTGCTCTACATCCTCGGCGCGTGGCTGTTCGCCTCGGCCACCCGGGGCCTCGGCGGCTTCACGCAGGTCGCGTCGTGGTGGTCGGAGCCGATCGTGTTCGAGAAGGTCGTGCTCTACACGATGCTGTTCGAGGTGCTCGGCTTGGGCTGCGGCTTCGGGCCGTTGAACAACCGGTTCTTCCCGCCGATGGGCTCGGTCCTGTACTGGATGCGTTTCGGCACCATCCGGCTGCCACCCTGGCCGGACCGCGTGCCCCTGACCAAGGGCACCAAGCGCAAGCCGATCGACGTCGCCCTGTATGCGCTGTTCCTTCTGGTGACGCTCGCGGCGCTGTTCGCCGACGGCACCGGGCCGATCCCCGAGTTGGGCACGACCATCGGGCTGCTGCCCGTGTGGAAGGTCGTGCTGATCCTGCTGCTGCTCGCGGTGCTCGGCCTGCGCGACAAGGTGATCTTCCTGGCCGCGCGCGGTGAGGTCTACGCGACCATGGCGGTGACGTTCCTGTTCGCCGCGCCCGACATGATCGTCGGGTCCAAGGTGGTGTTCCTGGTGATCTGGATGGGCGCGGCGACCTCCAAACTCAACAAGCACTTTCCGTTCGTCATCTCCACGATGATGTCCAACAACCCGTTGGTGCGGCCCCGGGCGCTGAAACGGCGCTTCTTCGAGAAGTTCCCCGATGACCTGCGGCCGGGGTGGCTGTCGCGGTGGCTGGCGCACTTCAGCACCGCCATCGAGATGCTGGTGCCGCTACCGCTTTTCTTTTGTCACGGCGGGTGGCCGGTCACGGTGGCCGCCGTCGTCATGGTGTGCTTCCACCTCGGCATCCTCGTCTCGATCCCCATGGGCGTGCCGCTGGAGTGGAACGTCTTCATGATCTTCGGGGTGCTCTCGTTGTTCGTCGCGCACACCCACATCGGGCTTGCGGACCTCCAGCACCCGGTGGTGGTAGCCATCCTGTTCGTCGTGATCGCGGGAATCGTCTTGCTGGGCAACATGTTTCCGCGCAAGATCTCGTTCCTACCCGGGATGCGGTACTACGCCGGCAACTGGGACACCACCCTGTGGTGCATCAAGCCGTCCGCCAACGAGAAGATCGGCCGGGGCATCGTGGCGATCGCCAGCATGCCGCAGGCCCAGCTGGAACGGTTCTACGGCAGCCCGGAGGCGGCGCAGATCCCCCTCTACATGGGATATGCGTTCCGCGGCTTCAACACTCACGGCCGTGCGCTGTTCACGCTGGCGCACCGCGCCATGGCCGGCCAGAACGAGGACGACTACGTCCTCACCGACGGCGAGCGGATCTGCAGCACCGCGATCGGCTGGAACTTCGGCGACGGCCATATGCACAACGAGCAACTGATCACCGCGCTGCAGGAGCGCTGCCACTTCGAGCCGGGCGAGGTCCGCGTGGTTTTGCTTGACGCGCAACCGATTCACAAGCAGACGCAGGCATATCGGTTGGTCGACGCGGCGACCGGTGAGTTCGAGTGCGGCATCGTCCGGGTCGCCGACATGGTCACCCGGCAGCCCTGGGCCGACGACGTTCCCGTCGAGGTGGTGTCGGGCTAG
- the metE gene encoding 5-methyltetrahydropteroyltriglutamate--homocysteine S-methyltransferase: MTTQPFTATVTGSPRIGPKRELKRATEGYWAGRTSRSELESVAATLRRDTWASLAAAGLDSVPVNTFSYYDQMLDTAVMLDALPARATQVSDDLDRYFAAARGNSDVAPLEMTKWFDTNYHYIVPEIAPTTKFALNPDKVLSELKEALAQGIPARPVVIGPVTFLLLSKGVDGAGAPIERLEELVPIYSELLSLLADNGAQWVQLDEPALVTDASPDAPALAEAVYNKLGALSNRPSIYVATYFGDPGAALAGLARTPVEAIGVDLVYGAHEATASIAGAPELADKILVAGVVDGRNIWRTDLQAALSKLASLLGSAAAVAVSTSCSTLHVPYSLEPETGLDEALRSWLAFGQEKVVEVVALARALREGREAVADEVAASNAAVAARASDPRLHNDDIRARIDSIVASGAHRGDAAGRRASQDERLQLPPLPTTTIGSFPQTVQIRKARAALVAGEIDAAEYEKRMKQEIADVIKLQENLGIDVLVHGEPERNDMVQYFAEQLEGFFATKNGWVQSYGSRCVRPPILYGDVIRQHPMTVEWAKYAQSLTDKPVKGMLTGPVTILAWSFVRDDQPLADTANQVALAIRDETVDLQSAGIAVIQVDEPALRELLPLRRADQGDYLRWAVGAFRLATSGVADSTQIHTHLCYSEFGDVIGAIADLDADVTSIEAARSHMEVLDDLNAIGFSNSVGPGVYDIHSPRVPSTEEMAESLRAALRAVPAERLWVNPDCGLKTRNSDEVSASLKNMVAAAQEVRAGA, from the coding sequence GTGACCACTCAACCATTTACCGCCACGGTTACCGGCTCGCCGCGCATCGGCCCGAAACGCGAACTCAAACGCGCCACCGAGGGCTATTGGGCCGGCCGCACCAGCAGATCGGAACTGGAATCCGTTGCCGCGACACTGCGTCGCGACACCTGGGCGAGCCTGGCGGCCGCGGGCCTCGACTCCGTGCCCGTGAACACCTTCTCCTACTACGACCAGATGCTGGACACCGCGGTGATGCTCGACGCGCTACCGGCCCGGGCCACGCAGGTCTCCGACGACCTCGACCGCTACTTCGCCGCCGCGCGTGGCAATTCCGACGTCGCCCCGCTGGAAATGACCAAGTGGTTCGACACCAACTACCACTACATCGTTCCCGAGATCGCACCCACCACGAAGTTCGCGCTGAACCCGGACAAGGTGCTCTCGGAGCTGAAAGAGGCACTGGCACAGGGCATTCCCGCGCGACCGGTCGTCATCGGGCCGGTCACCTTCCTGCTGCTCAGCAAGGGCGTCGACGGCGCGGGCGCACCGATCGAACGCCTCGAGGAACTGGTGCCCATCTATTCCGAGCTGCTGTCGCTGCTCGCCGACAACGGCGCACAGTGGGTGCAGCTCGACGAGCCGGCGCTGGTGACCGACGCCTCCCCCGACGCGCCCGCGTTGGCGGAGGCCGTCTACAACAAGTTGGGCGCGCTGAGCAACCGGCCGTCGATCTATGTCGCCACCTACTTCGGCGACCCCGGCGCGGCATTGGCGGGACTGGCCCGCACACCCGTCGAGGCGATCGGCGTCGACCTCGTCTACGGTGCCCACGAGGCGACAGCCTCGATAGCTGGAGCGCCCGAGCTGGCGGACAAGATTCTGGTGGCCGGCGTCGTCGACGGACGCAACATCTGGCGCACCGACTTGCAGGCCGCGCTGAGCAAGCTGGCGAGCCTGCTGGGTTCGGCTGCCGCAGTTGCCGTTTCGACGTCCTGCTCGACGCTGCACGTCCCGTATTCGTTGGAGCCGGAGACCGGACTGGACGAGGCGCTGCGCAGCTGGCTGGCCTTCGGGCAGGAGAAGGTCGTCGAGGTGGTGGCGCTGGCTCGCGCGCTGCGCGAGGGACGTGAGGCCGTCGCCGATGAGGTCGCGGCGTCCAACGCCGCGGTGGCTGCCCGCGCGAGCGACCCGCGCCTGCACAACGACGACATTCGTGCCCGCATCGACTCGATCGTGGCCTCCGGCGCACACCGCGGTGACGCGGCCGGGCGCCGGGCCAGTCAGGACGAGCGACTGCAGCTGCCGCCGCTGCCGACGACCACGATCGGGTCGTTTCCGCAGACCGTTCAGATCCGCAAGGCCCGCGCCGCACTGGTCGCCGGCGAGATCGACGCGGCCGAGTACGAAAAGCGGATGAAGCAGGAGATCGCCGACGTCATCAAGCTGCAGGAGAACCTCGGGATCGACGTGCTGGTGCACGGCGAGCCGGAGCGCAACGACATGGTGCAGTACTTCGCCGAGCAGCTGGAGGGCTTTTTCGCCACCAAGAACGGCTGGGTGCAGTCCTACGGCAGCCGCTGCGTGCGCCCGCCGATCCTCTACGGCGATGTGATCCGCCAGCACCCGATGACGGTGGAGTGGGCCAAGTACGCGCAGTCGCTGACCGACAAGCCGGTGAAGGGCATGCTGACGGGTCCGGTCACAATTCTGGCGTGGTCGTTCGTGCGCGACGACCAGCCGCTGGCCGACACCGCCAACCAGGTGGCGCTCGCGATTCGCGACGAGACCGTGGACCTGCAGTCCGCCGGTATCGCGGTCATCCAGGTCGACGAGCCGGCGCTGCGTGAGCTGCTGCCGCTGCGGCGTGCCGACCAGGGCGACTATTTGCGTTGGGCGGTAGGGGCTTTCCGGTTGGCCACGTCCGGTGTCGCGGACTCCACGCAGATCCACACCCACCTGTGCTACTCGGAATTCGGTGATGTGATCGGCGCGATCGCCGATCTGGATGCCGACGTGACGTCGATCGAGGCGGCGCGCTCCCACATGGAGGTGCTCGACGACCTCAACGCGATCGGCTTCTCCAACAGCGTCGGACCGGGCGTCTACGACATCCACTCGCCGCGCGTGCCGAGCACCGAGGAGATGGCCGAGTCGCTGCGCGCGGCGCTGCGGGCCGTTCCGGCCGAACGGCTTTGGGTCAACCCCGATTGTGGGCTGAAGACTCGCAACTCCGACGAGGTCAGCGCGTCGCTGAAAAACATGGTCGCCGCCGCGCAGGAGGTGCGCGCGGGGGCCTAG
- a CDS encoding SDR family oxidoreductase, translating to MARIIVFGGHGKVALQLAQNLTQRGDQVSSVFRNPDQSDDVAATGANPVVADIEQLDVDALAELLTGHDAVVFSAGAGGGNPERTYAVDRDAAIRVIDAAARAGVKRFVLVSYFGAGPDHGVPQSDPFFAYAEAKAAADTHLRASDLDWTILGPGRLTLDPATGRIALRRTHGAESGSVSRADVAQVAAAALADDATIGRTIEFNNGDVPIAEALAR from the coding sequence ATGGCACGCATCATCGTCTTCGGCGGACACGGCAAGGTCGCACTGCAGCTGGCTCAGAACCTGACCCAGCGCGGCGACCAGGTGAGCTCGGTGTTCCGCAATCCCGACCAATCCGACGATGTCGCCGCCACCGGTGCCAATCCGGTGGTGGCCGACATCGAACAGCTCGACGTCGACGCGCTGGCCGAGCTGCTGACCGGCCACGACGCCGTCGTCTTCTCGGCCGGAGCCGGTGGCGGCAATCCGGAGCGCACCTACGCCGTCGACCGCGACGCCGCGATCCGGGTGATCGACGCGGCCGCCCGGGCGGGCGTCAAGCGGTTCGTGCTGGTGTCCTACTTCGGCGCCGGCCCGGACCATGGTGTGCCGCAGAGTGATCCGTTCTTCGCCTACGCGGAGGCCAAGGCGGCCGCGGACACCCACCTGCGCGCCAGCGATTTGGACTGGACAATCCTGGGACCGGGCCGGCTCACCCTCGATCCGGCCACGGGCCGCATCGCGCTCCGGAGGACGCATGGCGCCGAGAGCGGCTCGGTCTCCCGCGCCGACGTCGCGCAGGTCGCCGCCGCCGCGCTGGCGGACGACGCCACGATCGGCCGCACCATCGAGTTCAACAACGGCGACGTCCCGATCGCCGAGGCGCTGGCTCGCTGA
- a CDS encoding SDR family oxidoreductase, which yields MTIVDRLRYDGKRALVVGGATGMGAAAAKSAAELGAEVIVMDYAPVDYKVAQSVQVDLRDPASIDAALEQIDGPIHAVFSAAGVADGTIDLMKINFIGHRHLIDRLLEKNQLPNGAAICFISSVAGMGWENDLDLMLEFLATPDFAAAEAWCQAHEAEGINHYGTSKKVINTYVATQGYPLAKKGIRINAICPGPTDTPLAQANADLWLSFAQDYRDETGAKVHTPEQMGDVMAFLNSEAACGVSGITLLVDSGHTMASMTGAYAPGKPIIDIIMGKVKL from the coding sequence ATGACCATTGTCGATCGGTTGCGCTACGACGGCAAGCGCGCTCTTGTTGTCGGTGGCGCGACTGGCATGGGCGCCGCCGCGGCCAAGTCAGCGGCCGAACTCGGCGCCGAAGTCATCGTGATGGACTACGCGCCCGTGGACTACAAGGTCGCTCAGTCCGTCCAGGTGGACCTGCGCGACCCCGCGTCCATTGATGCCGCCCTCGAGCAGATCGACGGCCCCATCCACGCGGTGTTCTCCGCCGCCGGCGTCGCCGACGGAACGATCGACCTGATGAAGATCAACTTCATCGGCCACCGCCACCTGATCGACCGTCTGCTGGAAAAGAACCAACTGCCCAACGGCGCGGCCATCTGCTTCATCTCCTCGGTCGCCGGTATGGGCTGGGAGAACGACCTGGACCTGATGCTGGAATTCCTGGCCACCCCGGACTTCGCGGCGGCCGAGGCGTGGTGCCAGGCGCACGAGGCCGAGGGGATCAACCACTACGGCACCAGCAAGAAGGTGATCAACACCTACGTGGCGACCCAGGGCTACCCGTTGGCGAAGAAGGGCATTCGCATCAACGCGATCTGCCCCGGCCCGACCGACACCCCGCTGGCCCAGGCCAACGCCGACCTGTGGCTGTCCTTCGCCCAGGACTACCGCGACGAGACCGGCGCCAAGGTGCACACGCCCGAGCAGATGGGCGACGTGATGGCCTTCCTCAACAGCGAGGCGGCCTGCGGCGTCAGCGGGATCACCCTGCTGGTGGACTCGGGTCACACCATGGCCTCGATGACCGGCGCCTACGCACCGGGCAAGCCGATCATCGACATCATCATGGGCAAGGTGAAGCTCTAA
- a CDS encoding TetR/AcrR family transcriptional regulator, with protein sequence MARAESLRPSGTTDSPTRRAEILATAASLIASSGLRTSLQEIADAAGILPGSLYHHFESKEAILVELIRRYQDDLERIGRSAQAKLDEPDSRPVADQIVELGAAIANCAVEHRAALQMSFYEGPSTDPELIKLTQQRPVAIQEAMLQTLRAGRWSGYIKPDIDLPTLADRICQTMLQVGLDVMRHKSPGDQVAGLLCRIILQGLATRPPTDAALDRSKAFAAANDVIATWSDDSDADPSDKAAVVRAVARAEFGRKGYEVTTIRDIASAAGLGTGTVYRVIGSKDELLASIMESFGKKVEAGWVNVLRSDATPIEKLDALSWVNVNALDRFSDEFRIQLAWMRQSPPDTPNPGWLYATRLRQMKTLLSEGIRAGDIGVDAPSTAMLSRCVVGLQWIPENILRDVGTRAGLVHARDTVLRGVAVGGK encoded by the coding sequence ATGGCGAGAGCCGAGTCACTGCGGCCCAGCGGCACAACCGATTCCCCGACGCGCCGCGCCGAGATCCTGGCGACCGCGGCGTCACTGATCGCCTCCTCGGGGTTGCGGACCTCGCTACAGGAAATCGCCGATGCCGCAGGCATTCTTCCCGGCAGCCTGTATCACCATTTCGAGTCCAAAGAGGCCATCCTCGTCGAGCTGATCCGCCGCTACCAAGACGATCTGGAACGGATCGGGCGCTCCGCGCAGGCGAAGTTGGACGAACCGGACTCCCGCCCGGTCGCCGACCAGATCGTCGAGCTCGGAGCGGCGATAGCCAATTGCGCCGTCGAGCACCGCGCCGCCTTGCAGATGTCCTTCTACGAGGGGCCGAGCACGGATCCGGAGCTGATCAAGCTGACGCAGCAGCGCCCCGTGGCGATTCAGGAGGCGATGCTGCAGACGCTGCGCGCCGGCCGGTGGAGCGGCTACATCAAACCCGACATCGACCTGCCCACGCTGGCCGACCGCATCTGCCAAACCATGCTGCAGGTCGGCCTGGACGTCATGCGCCACAAGTCTCCCGGCGACCAGGTGGCCGGGCTGCTCTGCCGAATCATCCTGCAAGGGTTGGCAACTCGACCGCCAACCGACGCCGCACTGGACCGTTCGAAGGCCTTCGCCGCCGCCAACGACGTCATCGCCACCTGGTCCGACGACAGCGACGCCGACCCCAGCGACAAGGCGGCGGTGGTGCGCGCGGTGGCGCGGGCGGAATTCGGTCGCAAAGGCTATGAGGTCACCACCATCAGGGACATCGCGTCGGCCGCCGGGCTGGGCACCGGGACCGTCTACCGGGTGATCGGGTCCAAGGACGAGCTGCTCGCCTCGATCATGGAGTCATTCGGCAAGAAGGTGGAGGCGGGCTGGGTCAACGTCCTGCGCTCGGATGCCACCCCGATCGAAAAGCTGGACGCGCTGAGCTGGGTCAACGTCAACGCGTTGGACCGGTTTTCCGACGAGTTCAGGATCCAGCTCGCCTGGATGCGTCAATCGCCCCCGGACACGCCCAACCCGGGTTGGCTGTACGCCACGCGGCTGCGGCAGATGAAAACGCTGCTCTCCGAGGGCATCCGGGCGGGGGATATCGGCGTCGACGCGCCGTCCACCGCGATGTTGTCACGCTGTGTCGTCGGCTTGCAGTGGATCCCGGAGAACATCCTCCGCGACGTGGGCACGCGTGCGGGGCTGGTGCACGCGCGGGACACCGTGCTGCGCGGCGTCGCCGTGGGCGGCAAGTAA
- a CDS encoding nitroreductase family protein, with protein MDIEYLLTATPSARKSLDLDAAVDLDDIRECLRIALQAANGSNAQSWRWLVITEPVLRAKIAELYREAYLRRVGGQLLADLMPAGTPESRVMSSTEWLVENMARVPLLVIPCYEPYLPRIDGDESFHLATLYGSIFPPVWNFQLALHTRGYGTCVTTLHLHHEEEVRKLLGIPQTYVQGCLLPVGRLRAGRTFRPAPRRPVEEVVARDRWDGPAL; from the coding sequence ATGGACATCGAGTATCTGCTCACCGCGACGCCGTCGGCACGCAAGTCACTCGACCTGGACGCGGCCGTCGATCTCGACGACATCCGCGAATGCCTGCGGATCGCCCTGCAGGCCGCGAACGGATCCAACGCCCAGTCGTGGCGCTGGCTGGTGATCACCGAACCGGTGCTGCGCGCCAAGATCGCCGAGCTGTATCGCGAGGCCTACCTACGGCGGGTCGGCGGACAGTTGCTTGCCGACCTCATGCCGGCGGGGACGCCCGAGAGCCGGGTCATGTCGTCCACGGAGTGGCTGGTCGAGAACATGGCCCGCGTGCCGCTGCTGGTAATCCCTTGCTACGAGCCCTACTTGCCCCGCATCGACGGTGACGAATCGTTCCACCTGGCAACGCTGTACGGGTCGATCTTCCCGCCGGTATGGAATTTTCAGCTCGCGCTGCACACCCGCGGATACGGGACCTGCGTCACGACGCTGCACCTGCACCACGAGGAAGAAGTCCGAAAGTTACTCGGAATTCCGCAAACCTACGTGCAGGGTTGCCTGCTGCCGGTGGGCCGGCTTCGCGCGGGGCGCACCTTTCGGCCGGCCCCCCGGCGACCGGTCGAGGAAGTGGTTGCGCGAGACCGCTGGGACGGGCCGGCGCTTTAG
- a CDS encoding acyl-CoA dehydrogenase family protein: MNLELTDEQVALRDTTRRFLAEKASISDHVRPLLDDPTGTDDAVWRGLAGLGTTGLLVPEDHGGSGMTMVEAGIVAEELGAALHPGPWLSTAVAAPRALNLLGANDTATELLRGIADGTTIAAVCFLDLDNASTAPMVAARRDDGAVLRGEAAGVRDAAAADVLLALADGQLLAVRNPSPGVSVTAERGVDPTRKHFRVTFDAAPARRLGPASAPQIAAVTDDVLIAGAADALGAARAVMDLAVEYAKTRRQFGQPIGSFQAIQHLCVDMYETVELARSGVIHALWASDAVAGTDGQPGDERHLAALRAKAFAGRLAAVADTAIQVFGGIGYTWEHDAHLYLKRLLGWSAFLGGPDRHLTEIGARLAKRGRH, encoded by the coding sequence ATGAACCTCGAACTCACCGACGAGCAGGTGGCGCTGCGCGACACCACCCGGCGTTTTCTCGCCGAAAAGGCATCGATCTCCGATCATGTTCGCCCGCTGCTCGACGATCCGACCGGAACCGACGACGCCGTATGGCGCGGGCTTGCCGGTCTCGGCACCACCGGACTGCTGGTGCCGGAGGACCATGGCGGCTCCGGCATGACAATGGTCGAGGCCGGCATCGTCGCCGAAGAGCTGGGCGCCGCGCTGCATCCGGGACCATGGTTGTCGACTGCGGTGGCCGCCCCGCGGGCGCTGAACCTGTTGGGCGCCAACGATACCGCCACCGAACTGCTGCGCGGGATCGCGGACGGCACCACCATCGCCGCCGTGTGCTTCCTGGACCTCGACAACGCGTCCACTGCACCGATGGTCGCCGCCCGGCGCGACGACGGCGCGGTACTGCGGGGCGAGGCCGCCGGAGTGCGGGACGCCGCTGCCGCCGACGTCCTGCTCGCGCTCGCCGACGGCCAGCTTCTCGCGGTGCGGAACCCATCGCCGGGGGTTTCGGTCACGGCCGAGCGCGGCGTCGACCCGACCCGCAAGCACTTTCGCGTCACGTTCGACGCGGCCCCCGCCCGGCGCCTGGGCCCCGCGTCTGCGCCACAAATCGCCGCGGTGACCGACGACGTGCTGATCGCGGGCGCCGCCGACGCGCTCGGCGCCGCGCGCGCCGTCATGGACCTCGCCGTCGAATACGCGAAAACGCGAAGGCAATTCGGTCAGCCGATCGGGTCGTTCCAGGCGATCCAGCATCTGTGCGTCGACATGTATGAGACCGTCGAGCTGGCCCGCAGCGGGGTGATCCACGCCCTGTGGGCCAGCGACGCGGTCGCTGGCACCGACGGGCAACCCGGCGACGAGCGGCATCTTGCAGCGCTGCGGGCCAAGGCGTTCGCGGGGCGGCTGGCCGCCGTGGCCGACACCGCCATCCAGGTGTTCGGCGGCATCGGCTACACCTGGGAACACGACGCCCACCTCTATCTCAAGCGCCTGCTGGGCTGGAGCGCGTTTCTCGGCGGCCCCGACAGGCACCTCACCGAAATCGGTGCGCGCCTTGCGAAGAGAGGACGTCACTAA
- a CDS encoding acyl-CoA dehydrogenase family protein, with protein MDFSYPAEVEQFRIELRDWLAEHLTDELVAARRPTGRDDAAFEKLRVWNATMADAGWAAVSWPREYGGRGATVLEQLVYTEETTRARAPVPLNVIGLNNIAPAIMQYGTESQKLTLLPRMMRADDIWCQGMSEPEAGSDLAALRTRAVRDADHFVVNGQKIWTSLGHRADWCQLYVRTDPDAPKHKGISCLIVDMRLPGIEARPLVTLNGDADFAEVFFHDVRVPADALLGPLNAGWQVATTTLSHERAGAARLYAEMQVRLEELVDDFATAAPGALNDPVTLRRLGEIAVRIKYLEVLCQRSISATMHGGDAFGSASLAKTVWGEIGQDLAALAFDVLGNGDGRAPWADYRLTSRALTIAGGTSQINKNITAQRVLGLPRT; from the coding sequence GTGGACTTTTCATACCCCGCGGAAGTGGAACAGTTCCGCATCGAACTGCGTGACTGGCTGGCGGAGCACCTGACCGACGAGCTGGTGGCCGCCCGCCGGCCCACGGGCCGCGACGATGCCGCGTTCGAGAAGCTGCGGGTGTGGAACGCGACCATGGCCGACGCGGGATGGGCCGCGGTGTCGTGGCCGCGTGAGTACGGCGGCCGCGGCGCGACGGTGCTCGAACAACTGGTCTACACCGAGGAAACCACCCGAGCCCGAGCCCCGGTGCCGCTCAACGTCATTGGGCTGAACAACATCGCGCCGGCCATCATGCAGTACGGCACCGAGTCCCAGAAGCTCACCCTTCTCCCCCGCATGATGCGCGCCGACGACATCTGGTGCCAGGGAATGTCGGAACCCGAGGCGGGCTCGGACCTCGCGGCGCTGCGCACCCGCGCGGTTCGGGACGCAGACCACTTCGTCGTGAACGGCCAAAAGATCTGGACGTCGCTGGGACACCGGGCCGACTGGTGTCAGCTCTACGTGCGCACCGACCCCGACGCCCCCAAGCACAAGGGGATCTCCTGCCTGATCGTCGACATGAGGCTGCCCGGCATCGAGGCGCGCCCGCTGGTCACGCTCAACGGCGACGCCGACTTCGCCGAGGTGTTCTTTCACGACGTGCGGGTGCCGGCCGATGCGTTGCTGGGGCCACTCAATGCGGGCTGGCAGGTGGCCACCACCACGCTCAGCCACGAGCGCGCGGGGGCCGCCCGGCTCTACGCCGAGATGCAGGTCCGACTCGAAGAGCTGGTGGACGACTTCGCCACGGCCGCACCTGGCGCGCTAAATGACCCCGTCACCCTGCGACGCCTCGGCGAAATCGCCGTCCGCATCAAGTATCTCGAAGTCCTGTGCCAGCGATCCATCTCGGCCACGATGCACGGCGGTGATGCATTCGGGTCGGCCAGCCTCGCCAAGACCGTCTGGGGCGAGATCGGGCAGGACCTTGCCGCCCTCGCCTTCGACGTCCTGGGCAACGGTGACGGCCGCGCGCCGTGGGCGGACTACCGTCTGACGTCGCGCGCGCTGACCATCGCGGGCGGCACCAGCCAGATCAACAAGAACATCACCGCTCAACGGGTACTGGGGCTGCCGCGGACATGA